The Amblyomma americanum isolate KBUSLIRL-KWMA chromosome 6, ASM5285725v1, whole genome shotgun sequence genome has a window encoding:
- the LOC144094011 gene encoding deoxycytidylate deaminase-like isoform X2, with protein MGSTVEEERRRAAEELSDCAARFLKISEPNCRQRCTKRSDYLSWQDYFMSSAYLAAMRSKDPNTQVGCVIVNEENRIVGAGYNGMPNGLSDDEMPWGKSSDSPVETKYLYVCHAEMNAIFNRNCFELRGCTLYTTHFPCNECAKMVVQSGIRQVVFLNNKHPDEPIYAASRLILTKAGVTFSITLSKPGG; from the exons ATGGGCTCAACGgtggaagaagaaagaaggagagcAGCAGAAGAACT GAGTGACTGCGCAGCCCGATTTCTCAAAATCTCCGAGCCAAATTGTCGGCAACGATGCACAAAGCGAAGCGACTACCTTTCATGGCAGGACTACTTCATGTCTTCAGCTTACCTGGCAGCAATGCGCAGCAAAGACCCTAATACACAG GTTGGCTGTGTGATCGTCAATGAAGAGAATAGGATTGTTGGCGCAGGCTACAATGGAATGCCCAATGGACTCAGCGATGACGAGATGCCTTGGGGAAAGTCAAGCGACTCGCCAGTGGAGACTAAATATCTGTACG TGTGCCATGCTGAGATGAATGCCATTTTCAACCGCAATTGCTTCGAGCTGCGTGGCTGCACTCTGTACACAACACATTTCCCCTGCAACGAATGCGCCAAGATGGTCGTCCAGTCAGGCATTCGTCAAGTGGTCTTCCTCAACAACAAGCACCCTGACGAGCCCATCTACGCAGCATCAAGGCTCATCCTCACCAAGGCTGGCGTGACGTTCAG tatTACTCTTTCCAAACCTGGGGGTTGA
- the LOC144094011 gene encoding deoxycytidylate deaminase-like isoform X1, which produces MGSTVEEERRRAAEELSDCAARFLKISEPNCRQRCTKRSDYLSWQDYFMSSAYLAAMRSKDPNTQVGCVIVNEENRIVGAGYNGMPNGLSDDEMPWGKSSDSPVETKYLYVCHAEMNAIFNRNCFELRGCTLYTTHFPCNECAKMVVQSGIRQVVFLNNKHPDEPIYAASRLILTKAGVTFRRHIPETKKIVIDFEQLAAFKI; this is translated from the exons ATGGGCTCAACGgtggaagaagaaagaaggagagcAGCAGAAGAACT GAGTGACTGCGCAGCCCGATTTCTCAAAATCTCCGAGCCAAATTGTCGGCAACGATGCACAAAGCGAAGCGACTACCTTTCATGGCAGGACTACTTCATGTCTTCAGCTTACCTGGCAGCAATGCGCAGCAAAGACCCTAATACACAG GTTGGCTGTGTGATCGTCAATGAAGAGAATAGGATTGTTGGCGCAGGCTACAATGGAATGCCCAATGGACTCAGCGATGACGAGATGCCTTGGGGAAAGTCAAGCGACTCGCCAGTGGAGACTAAATATCTGTACG TGTGCCATGCTGAGATGAATGCCATTTTCAACCGCAATTGCTTCGAGCTGCGTGGCTGCACTCTGTACACAACACATTTCCCCTGCAACGAATGCGCCAAGATGGTCGTCCAGTCAGGCATTCGTCAAGTGGTCTTCCTCAACAACAAGCACCCTGACGAGCCCATCTACGCAGCATCAAGGCTCATCCTCACCAAGGCTGGCGTGACGTTCAG GCGACACATACCTGAGACAAAGAAGATTGTTATTGACTTTGAGCAGCTAGCTGCCTTCAAGATCTGA